The following DNA comes from Oscillospiraceae bacterium.
AAGCCGCCGGCACAGGCTTTCCGCGTGTGCTAAAGACCACCTGCTTTTTAGCCGACATGGGCGATTTCGGCGTTTTTAATGAAGTATATGCCCGCTCTTTTACCTCAAAGCCCGCCCGCAGCTGTGTAGCGGTCAAAGCCCTGCCCAAAGGCGTTCTCTGCGAAATTGAAGTCATTGCGGAAGTGTAAGTCTTTTCTTTCCGCACAGCACCCAAACCCACGGGAAAATCCGTTTCATTTTCAACCGTTTTTACAAATCCTGTGGAAAAAATCCGATTGCCTCAGCCAGCCGCAAAAAAAAAGCAGACGACAGGGAAACATTTCTGTTTCCCGCCGCCTGCTTTTTGCTGTTCTGCTACCCAAAACTTCCCGGTAAACCAAACAGCGGCAAAAGGGTATTGTCTGTTTTAAAGGCTTATTCCGTCTTTTTATTGATAAATTTTGCATGGAATTTACTGTACAGAATGGTCTGCTCCGCGTACAGGCCGGTGTAACCGGAAAGCGCATACGAAATGGCACACGCCAAGAAGAAATACGGTGCACCACTGTAACCAAACAGTGAGCAGCCCAAAAG
Coding sequences within:
- a CDS encoding RidA family protein — encoded protein: MKEIRTSKAPGAIGPYSQAFVSGGLLYASGQIPVDPATGSVPQGIAAQAEQSCRNVGALLEAAGTGFPRVLKTTCFLADMGDFGVFNEVYARSFTSKPARSCVAVKALPKGVLCEIEVIAEV